The sequence CGATCTGATTTGCAGGAAGGCGTCTTTTCCTTAAGGCAGAATAATGCACTCATTGGCTCAGGCAGATGGACAGATGGGCATATTAGAATTTATCGTTTTGATGGGAGCTCATTTTATACCGCTGATCATTCTGGAGAGCCTCTTGAAATTACCTTGAACAGCCCCGGGCACACGCCTGTCACTGTTGAAGTAGTCCCTGTGGCCGGTAGTGGTGTTGCCTTTGCCGGAATGCAGGAAAATGTCCACGTCGGCATGACTCAATGGACACCACAGTTCCATAATTACGGGTCAGCATCTGTCTCTGTTTCGCTTAATCTCAGCTCTCCCGACGGGATCTATTCAGAAACGTTGGGAGATTATTCAATCGCAGCTGGTGGAACCATAAGTGCCGCTGCAACTTCAGCACCCCTGATACAGCTCATTGATCGGGAGATAGTCATAAATGTTGAAATTGCTGGCGTTACTTCACCTCTGGCAATTCCAGTGAGTGTTGTTTCCCCAGAATTGTCAATCAGTTTTGATGGTCACATCAGGCCGCTTCCAGGTGCGGCATTTAGCTTGAGCTTAAACGGAAGCTTTCAGGGCCTGGATGCAGCGGGATCAACCCTGCATGTCACCTTGACCAGTGCCGCAGAATTTGCAACCCTTGGGGATGTGACGGGTACTGCCACCATTGATGCAGAGGGAAGTTTGACTTTCTCCGATAACAGTTTCACAGGCTCCTTAAGCGAGGTGGCCCACGGAAGTCGATTGCCACTAAGTTTTGATTTTCGTCTGGATGGACAGAGCGATCCATTCTATCACCGGCAGTTCATGGTGATCATTGGTGCAGAAAGCAACAGCGATCCCACACCACCCAACCAAAATTATGGCTATTGGGCTTATGACAATAATGATACTGAATATGATGAACTCCCCACCTACAGTTGGACAGATCTTTCAAGTGAAAGTGGTGCTCAGCATTACTCTCTCAGCGATGATGATCATGAAATTGTGACGCTGCCCTTCACTTTCAGGTATTATGACACTGATTACGATATACTCACCATTAACTCCAACGGATGGGCAGCCTTTGGGGCGGACTATATCAATTATTTCCGTAACTGGTCCATACCCATGCCCCTGGGACCAGATGCCATGTTGGCACCCTTCTGGGATGATCTGGACAATGATACACTGATAAACAGTCAGGAGGTTGGACGACCCATTGACTTGTATACCTTTCACGATCAAACCAATCAGCAGTTTATCGTTGAATGGCATGAGGTCTGGAATGGTTTTGGTGATCGAAGTTTTCTTGAAACCTTTCAACTCATTTTGCATGATCCAAGCGGATCGTTGGTTGCTGATGATGGGAACGGTGTCATCGAATTTCAGTACTATGAAGTCAACGATGTTGATCAGACCAATAATTTTAGCACAGTTGGCATAGAGTCGCCTGATCAAAACGATGGCCTAATGTATGTATATGCCAGGAACTATGCTCCTGGTGCATCTGTTCTGGAGGCTGGTCGCATCATTCGCTTCACCACCAACCCACCTGATTTATACTGGGTTTCAGTTGAGAGTGAGAGCCAAAAACCAACTCAATTTGAAGTGGGACCAGCATTTCCAAATCCATTTAATGGTACCACAACAATTCCTTTCACACTGCTTCAGGCAGGTGAGGTAAATCTGGAAGTCTACGATTTGTTGGGTCGAAAATTGTTTAGCCAGGAATTGGCATCCTTGAATGCTGGCTCTCATCGATATGCCCTCAGGACTGAATCGTTTTCATCAGGGGTTTACCTTGTTAAAATTGAGAGCGCTGGTGCACACCATATTCAGAAGGTCACCCTTTTGAAATAGATTTCACCCAACCAATTTCCAGTGGAGTAACGCGACGATTAAATTGGTTTCAATCTGACCCTAGAGACTGAAACCTGTTTGATTCGCTGCACTCAGTGAAAACAGGTTTAGTTACCTCAGCAAGATTTATGCAGACCAAAGGTTTTAGTCATGAAATAGTCCCTCAAAATGGGACTATTTTGTTTTTGAATGGTCTCCAGAAGAGACTTGTGGACGGTTGAATCTCCTGTTCATAAATATCTCAAAATCTTCCAGGTGGGAACTTGGATCAAAAAGTACCCAGAATCGAGAGCTCTCCACACTCTGTGGCATTTATCAAATTGTTAGATTGCTTGCATACCAGCCATAGTTGCCATCTTGTATATTGTCTGGATTGGGGAAACCATAGAAAGGTGAATTATGTACAAAAATATCCTGAGTTTAATCATTACGTTTGGAGTAGTCGGGGGTCTGTTTGCAGCTTCCAATCCTGTCTCGGAAAAGTCACTTCTGAGTCTTAAGTCATTTGATGCAAACCATTCTACTTTAGAAGCTAGCACACCCGAATTTTCAATCGGTAGTATTAGTTTTGCTCAGGGGGAATACGATTTTTTGAATACCGATATGCAAGGGCAGCTTCGTCTCATAGGCGCCCCTGATCTTCCTACCACCTCAACACTCCTGGCTGTACCTGCTACAGGTGATCTCCAGACAGAAATTTCATACACATCACTGCGTGTTGAGACCAATATTAATCTAGCACCTTTCCAACCCGTACAATTAGAAGCACAAAATAGACCCGAAGGATTTGCCATCGATCAGGATATCTATGAACAAGACGCCTGGTTTCCTCCATCACCTGTTATTCTCCATGAACGTATCCAAATGCGCGACCTGACTTTGGTTACTGTGGAAGTAAGTCCCTTCCAGTACAATCCCGTTACCAGAGAATTGCGTATTTATGAGGGGTTGGAAGTTAATGTGAATCACAGCGAACCACTTGTGGCACCAGAGCGACCCATCTCTAGATTTTTTGAACCTATTTATGAGAATCTCGTTCCAAATTCAACCCTGGTTCTGGAACCCAACTACCAAATACCATCTATTCTTTTTATTCATACCGAAAATACAACTGTGACCACCTATCTTCAGGCACTCTTGGATTGGAGACATGAAAAGGGTTTTGAAGTACACAGCGCCAGTACTTTGCAAACGGGTTCTTCCAACTCCTCCATCAAGAATTACATACAGAATGCCTACGATACCTGGATCAATCCTCCTGAGTTTGTCGTGTTGGTGGGTGATGCAGGTGGTACTTTTAATATTCCAACCTGGATAGAGAATTTCTCAAATTATAACGGTGAGGGAGACCTTCCTTATGTTCATCTCGCCGGTTCAGATTATATAGCCGACGCCTTTATCGGTAGACTCCCTTTCGCTTCAGCCAGCGAATTTAGCAATATCATCAGTAAAATTCTGAATTATGAAAAGAATCCCCCTAGTTTTGATACGGACTGGTACACACGGGCTCTCCTGGTGGGGGATCAGGCCTCATCTGGACTCTCCACAATTATGACCAATAGAAACATCAACGAGTATATGGAAGCCAATGGCTACCAGGACAATTTTGAGGTCTATGGTGGTTCTTTTGTGAGCCAGATTGCGTCTGGAATCAATGCCGGCGTTTCCTACTTTAACTACCGTGGATGGTTGGGAATGAGTGGCTGGGGAAATACCAATACGTCAGCCCTTACCAATGGATCAAATTTACCCTTCGTAACTATTTTGACATGCGGAACGGGCGGCTTTACTGGCGATTCTCGTTCAGAGCAATTTCTAAGGGTTGGAACCACTTCTGTACCCAAGGGTGCCATTGGCGCTGTTGGTACAGCTACATCAGGAACCCACACCCTTTATAACAACTGCGTATCGGTGGGTATCTATCACGGTATCTTTAGCGACGAGCTGTATTATGCCGGAGTTGCAGTTGAACGCGGTCGTATAAGTCTCAATCAGACCTATCCTTCAACCACCAGTGATTACGTAAAAATCTTTAGTCACTGGAATAACCTCATGGGTGATCCTTCAACTGAATTGTGGACTGGTGTCCCACAAATCATCGCCATGGAAGCCCCTGATGAAATTCCAGCTGATGCCCAATATCTGGACATTGCTATCCTTGATGCAACCAACAATGCCATTGAAGGCGCCTGGGTGACAGTCACAGGAAGTGGCGTGTTCGTATCCGGGTATACTGATGCAGATGGTTCAGTTGTCCTTGATCTGCCCGCAGCGCTCCCAGCCAGCATGACTTTGACTGCCACAAAACATAATTTTAAACCTGAACAGATGGACATTACAGTAGGTGATGACAATTTCGCCATTTTGATTGATGCAGCGACCCTCAATGAAACCGTTGGTAACAGTGATGGCATGCTCAATCCGGGTGAAACCGCTCAGTTTGACCTAACTTTCTCAAACCATTCTGCTGCCAGCATTTCAAATGTGTTTTTAACAGTTGCTGGTGAGAATGCTCCCCCTGTCGATTATTTCTATGCTACTCTGGCTGCAGGTGCCAGTGTGGTCCTGAATGATCAAACCTTTTCCCTGCCAGCGGACTATCCCGGGATGGCTAAATATGATGTTGCCATTCAGGTAACTGCAGATGGCACCTCGTATACTGACCATCGAAGATTTGATGTCTATGCTCCCTATTTGCAGGTTCATACCCTGGCAGAACCAGGCTTCCCACCATATTCATTTGATCCTGGTGAGGTAACCAACCTGGTGCTCTTTGCTGATAATATTGGTACCCTGGGAAGCAGCAATTTGACTGCAACGCTGCATAGTTCTGACCCCAATATAGAGATTCTTGATTCGGTGGCTGTCTTTTCTGACGTTGAGCCAGGTTCTGAGACCAGCAATAGTGCTTCCAGTTTTGAGATAAATATTAACACCCAGGTAACTGTGGGTGTTCAAATTCCCCTTCAGG comes from Candidatus Neomarinimicrobiota bacterium and encodes:
- a CDS encoding T9SS type A sorting domain-containing protein; this translates as MHRISQKIFISLLLATLAFSASGPLAFKNLMENYPSVQGRYNWESYQRGDFLIIAPDAALANPYLEPFRVLKEQQGFRVTMAPLSETGNTTTDIRQFIADFYAANALEYVLLIGDVDDAYALPAFSYGPENDVSDLPYVLIEGGPDDYFPEAFIGRWPVDTAQELAKVIVRTINYSRTPDVESGYLERALVTAGNYADTGTILTPVWTSYWLRDEFYDYGYSDVDTVFFPPTTGPEQILDAWNEGVGVVNYRGWGDAHGWHFPHFHVSDFDDGALNNGNKLPIVFSFVCGTGKFDSSIDPAFCEALLTQGSVSVPAGAVAVVAPSDLHTRTKFNNALNSKLWDALMEGHVDELGPALVASKFGFLDEFVNELGPGEMAEFYYHTYNVMGDPSLPVWLLNPEPITLDAAAFGEVCWDDGLITLNRSDLQEGVFSLRQNNALIGSGRWTDGHIRIYRFDGSSFYTADHSGEPLEITLNSPGHTPVTVEVVPVAGSGVAFAGMQENVHVGMTQWTPQFHNYGSASVSVSLNLSSPDGIYSETLGDYSIAAGGTISAAATSAPLIQLIDREIVINVEIAGVTSPLAIPVSVVSPELSISFDGHIRPLPGAAFSLSLNGSFQGLDAAGSTLHVTLTSAAEFATLGDVTGTATIDAEGSLTFSDNSFTGSLSEVAHGSRLPLSFDFRLDGQSDPFYHRQFMVIIGAESNSDPTPPNQNYGYWAYDNNDTEYDELPTYSWTDLSSESGAQHYSLSDDDHEIVTLPFTFRYYDTDYDILTINSNGWAAFGADYINYFRNWSIPMPLGPDAMLAPFWDDLDNDTLINSQEVGRPIDLYTFHDQTNQQFIVEWHEVWNGFGDRSFLETFQLILHDPSGSLVADDGNGVIEFQYYEVNDVDQTNNFSTVGIESPDQNDGLMYVYARNYAPGASVLEAGRIIRFTTNPPDLYWVSVESESQKPTQFEVGPAFPNPFNGTTTIPFTLLQAGEVNLEVYDLLGRKLFSQELASLNAGSHRYALRTESFSSGVYLVKIESAGAHHIQKVTLLK
- a CDS encoding T9SS type A sorting domain-containing protein, producing the protein MYKNILSLIITFGVVGGLFAASNPVSEKSLLSLKSFDANHSTLEASTPEFSIGSISFAQGEYDFLNTDMQGQLRLIGAPDLPTTSTLLAVPATGDLQTEISYTSLRVETNINLAPFQPVQLEAQNRPEGFAIDQDIYEQDAWFPPSPVILHERIQMRDLTLVTVEVSPFQYNPVTRELRIYEGLEVNVNHSEPLVAPERPISRFFEPIYENLVPNSTLVLEPNYQIPSILFIHTENTTVTTYLQALLDWRHEKGFEVHSASTLQTGSSNSSIKNYIQNAYDTWINPPEFVVLVGDAGGTFNIPTWIENFSNYNGEGDLPYVHLAGSDYIADAFIGRLPFASASEFSNIISKILNYEKNPPSFDTDWYTRALLVGDQASSGLSTIMTNRNINEYMEANGYQDNFEVYGGSFVSQIASGINAGVSYFNYRGWLGMSGWGNTNTSALTNGSNLPFVTILTCGTGGFTGDSRSEQFLRVGTTSVPKGAIGAVGTATSGTHTLYNNCVSVGIYHGIFSDELYYAGVAVERGRISLNQTYPSTTSDYVKIFSHWNNLMGDPSTELWTGVPQIIAMEAPDEIPADAQYLDIAILDATNNAIEGAWVTVTGSGVFVSGYTDADGSVVLDLPAALPASMTLTATKHNFKPEQMDITVGDDNFAILIDAATLNETVGNSDGMLNPGETAQFDLTFSNHSAASISNVFLTVAGENAPPVDYFYATLAAGASVVLNDQTFSLPADYPGMAKYDVAIQVTADGTSYTDHRRFDVYAPYLQVHTLAEPGFPPYSFDPGEVTNLVLFADNIGTLGSSNLTATLHSSDPNIEILDSVAVFSDVEPGSETSNSASSFEININTQVTVGVQIPLQVEFTDDNGFVEIVSLLLPIGTPGMGDPTGPDAGGYFCYDSQDLAYALAPQYNWIEIVPGMGSYTGTLVPLNDNGSNQEDIVTVNLPFDFGFYGEDYNQVSICSNGYIALGASETALFRNYPVPGPLGPNPMIAAFWDDLVMGSGDVYTYSNVSEHIFIIEYHNMQGAYSGSTQKFEIILYDADYYGSTDGNGDIKIQYHTYNNDNDVGVGWGSSVHGQYSTTGLEDHTGQLGMQYTFNNMWAETAHVLTDESALFFTTRTDAILPCPGWGRGDINNDGYRGVQDLIILINVMLGNGEFGECEFWAADKSLDSLINVSDVVLLVDEIMGVSLARISQTEAQADFIIEDGSLILRASEPAEAFSFTLQSTTQPSIMNYPGLTVTSRESDDGLKVLGYWTGEAPREVEILKTQDTRFEISHPQVAGAAGVMMKSGTTIIPESFEITSVYPNPFNPTVNISYNLPAAEEVSIHIYNALGQEVNYSTSQLQAGQHVFTWNGLDQQHRLVSSGIYFARITTADANQMVKLTYLR